A single genomic interval of Roseofilum casamattae BLCC-M143 harbors:
- a CDS encoding transposase: MYPSNLTDQQWEIIRPLIPDAKTGGRPRTTDMRAICDGIFYHLKTGCQWAYLPKEFPPY, from the coding sequence ATGTACCCCAGTAACTTAACTGACCAACAGTGGGAAATTATTCGTCCTCTCATTCCCGATGCCAAAACCGGTGGAAGACCCCGAACTACTGATATGAGGGCTATCTGTGATGGGATTTTCTATCATCTGAAAACAGGCTGTCAGTGGGCATATCTTCCGAAAGAATTTCCTCCCTATT